ATTGACTCCATTCTCAAGAGGGAAGTTGCCCTTTCAGCTTCCAGGAATCCTTGGGGTAGAAGACTTGTAGCCTCTAAAACCCATAAATTCAAGTTTACCAAGTCAACTTCTCCTTCTCACTCATGTTTGCCCATATGCCCAGACAAAATAAAAAGTTTCTTATTCTTCCAAAGACGAACCAAATAATTTCTGTATAACAACTCTTATCTTCAGCAGGCTGGAGATATGGAAGGGATTGCGTCCAATGCCTGAAATTTTCTTGAAGGAAAACTTTGCGCTGGCACATGGTTATTTTAAAATGGGTGTAGGATATGTAAACTTTCGTAACCTAAGCCAAAGCCCGCTAATCCATGACCCCAGCTACCTCCCTTTTTTCCCCTGTGGAAGCAGACCTGCAAATACTAGCAGATAATCTCAAACAGCTAGTTGGGAACCGCCATCCCATCCTCTATGCGGCAGCCGAGCATCTATTCGGGGCTGGGGGAAAACGTGTTCGACCGGCGATTGTTCTGCTGATATCGCGAGCGACGATGATTGATACAGATATTACTCTACGTCACCGTCGTCTAGCAGAAATTACGGAGATGATTCATACTGCTAGTCTGGTGCATGACGATGTAGTTGATGAATCGGAAGTTCGTCGTGGAGTACCCACAGTACATAGTTTGTTTGGTAATCGTATAGCAGTATTGGCTGGAGATTTTCTATTTGCTCAGTCTTCTTGGTACTTAGCAAATTTAGACAATTTAGAAGTTGTCAAATTGCTATCAGAAGTGATTATGGATTTAGCCGCAGGAGAGATTCAACAAGGGTTGAATCGCTTTGATACTAGTACATCCATAGAGACTTACTTGCAGAAAAGTTATTACAAGACGGCATCATTAATTGCCAACAGTGCAAAAGCTGCGGGCGTGATTAGTGATGTGTCGCGTGAAACAACGGAAAATCTTTACACTTATGGGCGAAATCTCGGTTTAGCCTTTCAAATTGTCGATGATATCTTAGACTTTACAAGCTCAACAGATACCTTGGGCAAGCCAGCTTTTTCTGACCTCAAAAGTGGTCATTTGACTGCACCAGTATTATTTGCTTTGGAAGAAAAGCCTTACTTAGAAATTCTGATAGATCGAGAATTTGCTCAGGAAGGAGATTTTGAGCAAGCGATGATCTTAATTCAAGATAGCCAAGGTATCCAGCGAGCCAGGGAACTTGCTGCCCATCATGCCAAATTAGCTGTGGAATACATAGCCGATTTACCCATATCAGAGTCCCGTCAAGCCTTAATCAACATGACTGATTATGTTCTCAGTCGCCTTTATTAGACTTGTCTTTTCAGGATTTAGATAAATCATTGGCAACAATTATCTATTGTTGCCTTGTGTCGGTTTATTGTTCTTCCCGACTTCAAAGACTGAAATATAATTAAGATTTGTGAATATTTATCTCCCTCATAGCAATAATGCCTAGTTGAGGGAAACAGTAGGAGGGAAGCAGGGAGATTTTTAGTTACTAGGAGAAAAACCCCAATCATCTCCCCATAACCCATACCTGTCTTTGTGATTGGTATACCTAATTTGACTGATTATGCAATATCTGGTGGAACTTGGCTCTCAAAAGGTTGTGGTTGTAGCTGCTGTTGAATAAAATTTTGCATATCGGTACGTTTGACTTCAACTGCGTTAGGATTTATGCCAGAAGTTTCAAAAAAAACTATACTATCTACGGGTTCTAATGCCAGCAGTTGGAATAGCAAATGAGTTACCAAGATTGGTACAGCTTGATATTGAGGGTCAAACCCACTACCAGAATCGGCAAAAGCATCTTGTAAGTTAGGAAAAGCGTATATTACTTGCTTTTCCACTTGTGAATACTGACGATCGCCGATTGTTGTCATCACCCATTCGCCATCTGGACTTTGCAGAATGTAGTATTGGGAATGACGTAAGGTCTGGGCGATCGCCAGTAAAACTGGAGCAATTGCTGTAACTAGTCTTGGTGTAATACCATCTTGGGGTGCATCTTTAATCAGCAATTGAATTTGTGCATTTAAATCCATAATCACCTGTAAACGGCTTCTTTGGTGTTGGCTATGACTGTGCGGGTAATGCAAATAATCTAACTAGATTTGGGAATAATGACGGAAGCCACATCCTCAAGGCACAATTAAATTAGGTTTAGCTTATACTCAAAACCTTACACCCATACCCATAGTCATACAGGTTGTCATTTCAGTATGTTAGGGTTCCCTTAAACACGAGACTATGAATTCAGCCGCAACCACAACAATTCAGGGAGAAAATTCTATCGGCGTGGAGGCGATATATCAATTCCTATTCCAAGAACTTCGACAATCAACCAAAGCATCAGAGCCAAATTGCCATGATGTGGCAATGCGAGTTGCCGCCGAAGTATACCGGATATGCAGTGAGAGTAAACGTATCCAAGCTTCCGGCTCCATAGAAAGTTCTGCCTTCAGCCTCGCCAAGCATCGGCTGCAACAGTGTCTCAAATATTACCAGCTAGGTTCTAATCGAGGCAGGGTGGAGTTACACAGTACCCTGAGTGCGATTATTTATCGCTATATCAACCCACCTCAAAGACAATTAAGTTATCAAGGGCGACTCACTGTCATTGAGGACTTCCTCCAAAGTTTTTATCTAGAAGCATTAAATGCTTTCCGGAGAGAAAACCAACTTACTTCTTCCTATCGTCCCCAAACGCTGTTAGAACTGTCCGAGTACATGGCATTCACCGAGCGCTATGGCAAGCGACGCATTCCCCTACCAGGAAGGCAACAACAGTTAATTATTCTGCGGGCACAAACTTTTTCTCAGCAGCAACCACCTGAAAACTGTGTAGACATTGAACAAGCGGCGGAAGGTAGTGGCAACGAAGGTGACGGTTCTTGGGAAGATCCGGCAGTACAACAGCTACGTAGTGCTATGGCAACCCAAGCGGAACCAGAACCCCAGGAAGACACCCTACGTTCTGTAGTCGTCACAGAGTTAATGAGTTATCTCGAAGAACGCCAGCAAAATGACTGTGCTGACTACTTTGCCCTACGTTTACAAGATTTATCGGCTCAAGAAATTGAGTCCATCCTGGGATTAACCCCCCGTCAGAGGGATTACTTACAACAACGTTTTAAGTACCATTTAATTCGGTTTGCTTTATTGCACCGTTGGGAATTAGTTCATGAATGGTTAGAAGCTGATTTACACACGAACCTGGGTTTAACACCCCAGCAGTGGCAAATTTATACAGAGAAACTTGACGAAAAACAAAGGTCTTTATTAGAACTAAAGCAACAGGGACATACCGACGAGAAAATAGCTAAAACCCTAGGCTTATCAATGGCACAGCTACAAAAACGGTGGTTTAAAATTCTTGAACAAGCCTGGGAAATTCGTAACTCTTTAGTATCCGGATCAGGTACATGAAGCCATGAATAGTGACTCAGAATCTTTACAACACCAACTACTTACCTGGTTGCTAGCAGATAATGCTAATACTGAGGGAAAAGACTTAGGTGAAAGTAAAGAAAATCACGAGGTCCAAAATCCAGAAGTCGCCAAATTGACCAGCGATTTTCAGCCGGAAACCAAACCTCTAACCTTTCAACTGGGAGAAATTCCTACTGTGCAAGAACGTTTTCAAGCCGTCCTCAAGCGCCGGTTACAAGTCCAAATTCAAAGTCAGCCACCGTTATTCCCTTGGGAGACTGAGTTTACAGACTATCCCGATTATCTAGACAGTCCCTCGGTGTCTTTAGTTCCCACTTGGGGTTGGGCTGCCCAACTTTCCCAAATGAATTTACCCATACCTCTACCAGAAAAAGTTTTTCAACAACTGTTAGAGAAATGTCAAGCTTTGGTAAATTCATCCTTACCACTGGGAGCAAAATTAGTCCAAGCTGTGGAAAGCTTTTTCCCAGAGGAAACCCAAGCAGTCAATGATGTGGCGGGTTTAGTTCTGCGGAGTCCCTCTCGTTCTGTGGCTGCATTAGAAATGCCAAGTTTAGATAGTGACTATGCTGACTTACAACCTCGGCAGCAAATGGCATTGTCATTGATAGCAGCAAAGCAACTGCTAGAAAATCTCACATTGTCTGTTTCAGCGACTAATCCCACCTTAGTTAGGGAATGGGTGACTGATACCGGTGTGGTCAAAATTCAAGTAGAATACCAAGCTCAGGGTAATTTTGGAACATTGCGTGTTCAGGGTGATTTACCTGTGGCTGGAGTGATGAAACTTCAAGGTAATCGTTCTGAGGTGGCAGCAGAGTCTTCCGATGTCGGTAGTTTGAGACTAGAGTTGTATCCTGTGCAATTACACCAAACATATACCTTGGCAGTGGAGTTAAAGAGCATTGATCAACAGCCATTGTTATTTGTGATTACACCGACGCTGTAATTGCAATCGCTAGTACTAGGAATATCTGTTAAGAAAAGCCTTGTTTATGAGATGAGTTTCATCCTGGGTTGGCACAAATTCTTTTTTTACAAAAGCAGTCATGAGAAGGGCACTTGAAACGGTGATTTTTCCGTAATCAGGTGTCTGTCGCGTCTACGGGAAGCTGTTATAAAGGAAATACTTGGGGGCGAAGTCGCTTTCCTTGAGAATAGGAAATTTTAGCTGGAGATTGGCGATTGGAGATGGCTCGCTAGCAAACAACAAATAGAAGTTTGCTGTGACGGGAATTTGTTAGAAGTAGCTAAATCTCAAATCTTCAGCTGGAAATTACTAGACTCGCATCGTGTTTGTCGCGTCTACATTACTTTGCTCATTTAACCCATGACTGCTTAATCATCAATAATGTTTTACTTTGCCAGGATGAATAAATTTTTGCGTCTACCTTGGGGTGAGAGATGGAAGCCAAATCTGCGCCAATCACCTGTGATAGAAACAGAAGAATCAATTCTCTTAAGGATACTAGTACTAGCCTTGGTAGTTGTGGGAGTTGTGGCGACAGATATTGCCGCACAGACAAGTTCTAGTTTTTGGGCAGTACCCTTAAGTTTAGTGGGTGCGGTGTGGAGCTACCATAGTCGCCACAGTTCTAATGTTCCCGTCAAGTTTTGTATCGCCATTGGGATGTTAATGGCACTGGGTGTTTTCTTGGGGCGATTACTAGGGGAACTAAATGATACTCGACTAGCTTTGGCACAGTTGTTAATCCAACTCCAGGTATTACACAGTTTTGATATGCCTCGGCGGAAGGATTTGGGGTATTCAATTCTGATTGGATTGATTTTGTTGGGTGTGGCAGCAACCCTGAGTCAAACTTTAGAGTTTGCGCCCCTGTTGCTGATATTTTTGGCGATCGCCATACCAACTCTAGTTCTAGATTACCGTTCTCGATTGGGTTTAACGGCAGTCAAGGGTAAGGGGGAAGAAAGCAAGGGGAAGAATTCTCCCATCAGATTGTTGCCTTCCTACTTCATTTTGTTTCCCCTAGTAGTAGTCCTTGGTCTAGGGATATTCGCGGTTTTACCTCGTTTTCCTAGCTACCAACTACGGACGTTTCCTGTGAGTGCGCCCATTAATATCCAGGGAGACTTTACTGGACGGACAATTGTCAATCCGGGTTATGTACGTCAGGGAAATCCCAATAATCCCGGTAATAGTGGCGTTAATCAAGGTAATGGGGGTACTAATCCTGGGGAACCTGGGAAAATAGATGATAGTTCCTATTACGGCTTCAGCAGCCAAATGAACCAGAACCTGCGGGGAGAAATGAAACCCAAAGAAGTGATGCGAGTGCGATCGCAATCAGAAGGGTTTTGGCGAGTTTTGGCTTTTGATAGATATACGGGTAAGGGTTGGGAGATTTCCCGCAATGAACAGGTAAAGACAGTTAAGCGCTCTCCTTGGTCTTACCAAATCTTCCTGGATTTACCTGGTACTATTGCTAAAACAAAAGAGATAATTCAGACTTACACCGTAGTTGCTGATTTACCTAACTTAGTTCCTGCTTTAGCAAGTCCCAAGGAAATTTACTTTCCCACCCCGATGTTAGCCATGGATACGGAAGGGGGATTGCGATCGCCAGTGGGGTTATCGGAGGGGATGACTTATAGCGTGATTTCCGAAGTTCCCTACCGCGATCGCACTCAACTAGGTACAGCACCAACCAAATACCCTAAGAGTATTCAGAAATATTATCTACAGATTCCAGAGGCGATCGCCGATAAAGTTCGCCAACGTACAGAAGAGATTTTGGCAAATTACAACCGAGAAAGGGTTGCCAAGTCAAATAAAGCTTTAACATCACCCTACGAAAAGGCTTTATACCTAGCTCAATACGTCAAGCAAAATTATCACATTCCTGAAAATCCCCTAGACTTACCCTATTTGGGCGAAAAAGATGACCTCGTGGATACCTTCCTCTTTAAGCAGAAAGGAGGTTATCCAGACCATTTTTCCACAGTCTTAACAGTAATGCTGCGTTCCATTGGCATTCCTGCACGCTTAGTCGCAGGTTTCGCATCGGGAGAGTTTAACCCCTTTACTGGAATGTATGTTGTCCGTAACACAGATGCTTACGTGATGACAGAAGTTTACTTTCCCAAATATGGCTGGTTTGCCTTTGACCCTATTCCCAATCATCCCCTAATTCCTCCCTCTGTGGAAGACATAGAGACATTTAGTGTCCTCCGGCAATTCTGGAATTGGGTGGCAGGATGGCTACCTTCACCCGTTGCTGGTTGGTTCAATTATGTGTTTGGAGCAATATTTAATGGGTTGGGTAAAATTATCACCTGGTTCTTGAAGCTATTTACCCAAGGATGGTTCGGTATTATCACCGTCTTTTTAGCCGCAACTACAGTAGCATTTATCGCTTGGCTGATATGGCAAGGATGGCGCGAATTATCTTACCGCCAGACTTTACGCAAATTACCAGCAATGGAAAAACTGTATCAACAGATGCTTCGGTGGGAAAGTACCAAGGGATTCCGCAAGCACTCGGCTCAAACTCCCCTAGAATACAGCAAAGCTGCCTATCAGCATCATACATCCGAGATTGCTGAGGTGATTGAGGAAATCTGCCAAGCTTATGTTAGCTGGCGATACGGTGATAACAAACCTGACATGGGTAGACTTCAGTATAGATGGCAGAAAGTCGTGCAAAAAAAATCCTGAGAGACGATTGCTCACAAGGAAGGATGAACCAATTACTCATAGTAACAACTAGGTTGCAAGAATTTTCGCGTTGAGTATAATCCTACTGGTTGAGTGAGCAACTGAATTTCTTCAACCTTGATCCATAATCTTTAACTCCCCCGCAAAGGAAACAGGAGTTACACAAAGACAGTATTTTTATAGTCATTGCCTTTACAAAACAACACAATGAAGGCGATGACTTTTTTCATGGCATCCATATCCCAATAGATTGCAGAAGCCGAAAAATAGTGTATGTCCCTCTCAACACAGCCTCAGCACAACGAAGTATAGTGAAAGACCTCAGTTGCTTGTATACAGTAATTCTAAACTCTTCTAGCACTACAGAGAGCGCTTCACCAGCTAACCTGATCGATGGATTATGTTATATAAATTACAAAACATCTGTATATTGTTGAGTACAAGTACTTATTAACAATGAAAAAATATCACATAATGACCTAACTATATTATACTTAAGTATGAATACTGAGTCATTACGGTTTAAATTAAATTCAAGCCGAGATAATTTTCCTTTCTATGGCTGATTTTTTACCTGATGATAAGTCCCTTGATGTAGTCTTTACTATTTTTTCATATTTAAGTGAAAAATGTTTGTTAACCTCTGTATTAGATAAGGAAGCAAGCTTCGGAGCATCTACAACGGCTGATATATTTATTTTGCAAGTTAGGGATTTCTTGTTGTCGTAGTTAGAAATGCTGCCACAGCAGATGTAAAGAATATTACAGATGTTTGGGTTATGTTTGTTGCATTTGTAGAATGACTTTAGCTGAATATATTGGCAAATGATCTAAATTAAAGTTACAAGCAAGATACAATGAGTAGAACTCCTATCAGTAGCTACAGGTTTTTTCAAAAGTTACATCCTCTATCCTTATTGGCACAACTAACAGGAAGACGCGCTACGGGCTGCCTACGTGTGTTTACTGATACGGTTACTTGGTCTATTTACATAGAAGAAGGAAAGCTCACCTATGCTTCATCTTCGGAGCAGCTATTTGAGCGTTTGGATGCTTGTCTTCGTCGTCTCAGTCAGCAAGTTTCCACATTGCACAATGCCAATATTTTACAGATGCGCTTAATGTATGAGCCGCGTCAAGAGCATGAATCCTTGGTTTATTCAGATTATCAAGCAATTTGCTGGCTCGTAAGTCAGGGATATATTAACCCTCCTCAAGCGGCAATATTAATTGATGAATTAGCAAAAGAAGTCATAGAATCTTTCTTGATTTTGAAAGAAGGCAGCTATGAATTCTATAGGGAAACACCCTTGGATGATTTACCAAAATTCTGTCGCTTAGATATTAGACTATTAGTTGAACACTGCCAAAATCAACTCAAGAATCGTCAGCAAAATAACGAGAATAATCAGATTCCCAATGTTGCGGGGATATCGACATCTCAGATAGGTTTGCCAAGTCCTCAGATAATTACAGAAGAGAGGCAAAAAGAAACACCTTTAGCAGCTTCTGATGGTGGAGCCGAAACAACAAGTAAAGCATCCCAGAGTCAAAGTTTATATACCGTAGCTTGCATAGATGATAGTCTAACAGTATTAAATTCCATTAGACATTTTTTGGATGAAAATACTTTCGATGTGGTTATGATTAATGACCCAGTTAAAGCATTAATGCAGATTCTCCGGAGTAAACCAGATTTAATTTTGTTAGATGTAGAAATGCCTAATCTGGACGGTTATGAGCTATGTTCACTATTGAGAAGGCATTCACATTTTAAACATACTCCTATTATTATGGTGACTGGCAGAACAGGATTTATTGATAGGGCGAAAGCCAAGATGGTAAGGTCTTCTGGTTATTTAACAAAGCCATTTACCCAATCAGAACTATTAAAAATGATATTTAAGCACGTTGAATAATAGTCTTGGTAATCATAAGATTATTAAGGTGATTGAATCGTAAATAAGTTCATTATCAAAGGAGATTTTAGGAGTGGATATAACTTTGGTAGGTACAATTTTAATCGTTGAAGATTCCCCTAGTGAGTTGGAATTAATGAGTCATTTTCTGGGAGAAAGTGACTATAAAGTTATCAAAGCCACTGGTGCAAAGGATGCTTTAGAGAAAATTCAGGAAAATCCTCCCGATGTTATTGTCACAGACGTTGTGATGCCTGGTATGAGTGGATTTGAGTTATGTCGCTCCTTGAAAAAGAATCCTGTAACCCAGGGAATACCTATCATTATTTGTAGCTCCAAGAATCAGGAAATCGACCGTTTGTGGGCAATGCGACAGGGAGCAGATGCATATATCACAAAGCCTTATACCAGAGAACAATTGCTGCGTGTCATAAAATCATTGACTATCTAAATAAAAATGAATACAGCAAACATCAACTTGGCAAGAGATACCGACGTAAATAATAGTGGAGATGGTTATCTCAAATTTAAGTTAAATTCACAAACTATGGCTGTTTTGTCAATGAAATCAACCCAAGAAGCCATGGTAATTCCGGTGGAAGCAGTGACAGCAATGCCAAATATGCCTCCTTGCATTTTGGGTTTGATGAATTGGCGTAGTCGGATAATTTGGACAATAGATTTGCCAAGGATGCTGAATTTAGAACCTTTAGATTTAAGGTTTAGGCAGTATAGTGTGATTATTGTGAGATATGAATCATTTTTATTAGGTTTAATAGTTCAAGAAATTCAGGGTACGGCTAAATTTATTCCTGAGGAAATTCGTTCTCCCCTAGGGCAGGTGACTGCAAGTTTAGTTCCCTATTTGCGGGGATGTATTGTACAGCAAAAAGATATTTGGCTTGTATTAGATGCCCAAGCTATCGTGCAATCATCTATTCTTTATGAAAATTAGGGTGTATTACTCAAAATCTCAAAAGCTTCCCATTCACTCATTCATGATAATCACCAGGTATGTTTAATCAAACAGATACTCCTCAAAGTAGTAATTTAGATAATGGCAAATCGCGGACTATACCTGGAAGCATTACTGAAAATCCAGGGAGTTTTGTTGACGATAAGACATTTGATGATAACAGTAACCTAAGTTTGCCGCAGCGCTTCACAAAAGCTTTCAAACGCTTAAGTTTAACCACAAAAGCCACTGTATTAGCGATCGCCATTGGTACGATACCTGTACTGGGAATCGGGATATTAGCCTATTCCTTAGCAAATAAATCGATGACAGCTAAGATTTCCCAAATTCAGCAAGCGGAAGCCCAGGGGTTAGCAGATAAAGTCAACCGTTTTATGGTTGAACGCTATGCAGATATTCAGACGTTAGCAAATTTACGTATATTAACTAACAATAAAGTTAAGTCAGCCATAACTAACACCGAGAAGCAAGAACAATTAGAACAATTTATCCAAAGTTATAAAGTATACGATAGTATTGCTGTCTTTGATTTGCAAGGCAATCCCATTTTGCAGACTCAGGGGGATACCTTAGGCAATCATAGCGATCGCGAATATTTTCAAGCTGCGAAAAATAGCAACCGCCCCTACATTAGTCAACCAGAAGTATCGAAATCTAGTCAAAATATCAGTATCTATCTAGCAGCACCTGTGAAGGATAGTGTGACAAGGGAAACTATTGCCATTGTGCGGGCAAGAATGCCAGTTCAATCTCTGGATGATATTGTAAAAAACTACGCCCAAAATCAGCAGGAATACCACTTAATCGATAGTAGGGGCAATTTTTTCCTGGCGACTGAGAAACAACAAATAGGTAGAAGTGCAATTCAAGATTTTCCTGGCTTGGATAACCTAGTCAAAGCCAAAAAAGAGGAAACTTTTGTCACTGTCGATAAAAGTGATGGCAAGAAGCAGCTAGTAAGTTATGTAGATCGGAAGTTAGATGGTTTACCCGATTTGCAGTGGCAGGTAATTCTTGCCAGGGATACAGACAATGCTTTTAGTGCTCAAAGTCAATTACTCTGGGCGATCGCCCTTGGAACCGGATTGACAACTATTAGCGTTGCCGCGATCGCTGCTTGGTTAGCCAGGAAAGCCACTCAACCGATTCTGAATGCGACTGCCGCAGTTGTCAAACTAGGTGAGGGCGAACTGAGTACGCGCATTGAATTAGATAGTGAAGATGAAATTGGCTTACTGAGTGAGAATATTAACCACATGGCACAGCAGTTACAGGTGCTGATTGCCGAACAAGAACAGGAAGCGGAACAAGTCAAATGTATTGCGGACATGACTTTACGGATTCGCCGCAGTTTACAGGCAGATGATATTTATCAAACCAGTGTTCGAGAAATCCGCACACTCCTGAAAACAGATAGAGTTATAGTTTACAAGCTTGATCCTGAAACTTGGGAAGGGGTTGTAGTTGCAGAATCCGTGAGTGTCAATTTCCCCAAAATTCTAGGAGCAGAAATTTATGATCCTTGCTTCCGGGAGAAACATCTAGAAGCATACCAAAATAAGCAAGTCAGAGCGATTAGCAATATCTACGAGGAGCATAATCTCAGCAACGCTGAATGTTATATCCAGATATTGGAACAATTTGCCGTCAAAGCAAATCTTGTCGCTCCAATTTTGTTCCGGGAGCAATTACTTGGATTACTCATTGCCCATCACTGCGACAGCCCCAGGATTTGGCAACCCTCAGAAATTGAAGTTTTCAAACAATTAGCGATTCAAATCGGTTACGCCATTGAACAAGCAAAACTGCTCGAAGAGGTGGAAGCAGCCAGACAAATTGCCGAAAAATCCTCCGTAGACGAGCGACAGCAAAAAGAAGCCCTGCAAATGCAGTTACTGGAACTTCTGAGCAACGTTGAGGGAGCAGCCAGTGGTGATTTAACTGTACGTGCGGATGTCACAACCGGGGAAATTGGTACGGTAGCTGACTTCTTCAACTCCATTGTGGAGAGTTTGCGAGATATTGTCACCCAAGTCAAATTTACTGCCACCCAGGTAAACCAAGCTGTGGGTAGTAACAGTGAAGCCATTCGCCAGCTAGCAGAAACAGCCCTCAACCAAGCAAATGAAATTAACTACACCTTGGATGCTGTCGAGCAAATGAGCAAATCCATGACAGCGATCGCCCATAATGCCGAACAAGCAGCTGAGGTAGCTCGTAATGCCAGTACAACTGCAAACCAAAGCGGACAGGCAATGGATTTAACTGTACAAAATATCGTCCATTTGCGATCGACAGTTGGGGAAACAGCCAAAAAAGTCAAACGTCTCGGTGAATCTACGCAACAAATTTCCCGTGTTGTCGCCCTGATTAACCAAATTTCCATGCAGACTAACTTACTGGCAATTAATGCCGGGATTGAAGCTGCCCGCGCCGGGGAAGAAGGACAAGGTTTTGCAGTTGTTGCTGAAGAAGTGGGAGAATTAGCTGCAAGAAGTGCGGCAGCAACCAAAGAAATTGAACAAATCGTAGAAAACATCCAACGGGAAACCACCGATGTGGTACAAGCCATGGAAGTGGGAGTTGCCCAGGTAGTCGAAGGTACAAGAATTGTGGAAGATGCTAAATCGAGCTTGAGCCAAATCTTAGATGTATCTCGACAAATTGATGACTTAGTGCAGTCGATCTCCTTAGCCACCAACCAAGGTGTAGAAACATCCCAGATAGTTAGTAAATTGATGCAACAAATTGCCGAAAATTCCCAGTACACCAGCGCATCTTCCCACCAGGTTTCCGAATCCTTACAGGAAACTGTGGATAT
The Calothrix sp. 336/3 DNA segment above includes these coding regions:
- a CDS encoding methyl-accepting chemotaxis protein, translating into MFNQTDTPQSSNLDNGKSRTIPGSITENPGSFVDDKTFDDNSNLSLPQRFTKAFKRLSLTTKATVLAIAIGTIPVLGIGILAYSLANKSMTAKISQIQQAEAQGLADKVNRFMVERYADIQTLANLRILTNNKVKSAITNTEKQEQLEQFIQSYKVYDSIAVFDLQGNPILQTQGDTLGNHSDREYFQAAKNSNRPYISQPEVSKSSQNISIYLAAPVKDSVTRETIAIVRARMPVQSLDDIVKNYAQNQQEYHLIDSRGNFFLATEKQQIGRSAIQDFPGLDNLVKAKKEETFVTVDKSDGKKQLVSYVDRKLDGLPDLQWQVILARDTDNAFSAQSQLLWAIALGTGLTTISVAAIAAWLARKATQPILNATAAVVKLGEGELSTRIELDSEDEIGLLSENINHMAQQLQVLIAEQEQEAEQVKCIADMTLRIRRSLQADDIYQTSVREIRTLLKTDRVIVYKLDPETWEGVVVAESVSVNFPKILGAEIYDPCFREKHLEAYQNKQVRAISNIYEEHNLSNAECYIQILEQFAVKANLVAPILFREQLLGLLIAHHCDSPRIWQPSEIEVFKQLAIQIGYAIEQAKLLEEVEAARQIAEKSSVDERQQKEALQMQLLELLSNVEGAASGDLTVRADVTTGEIGTVADFFNSIVESLRDIVTQVKFTATQVNQAVGSNSEAIRQLAETALNQANEINYTLDAVEQMSKSMTAIAHNAEQAAEVARNASTTANQSGQAMDLTVQNIVHLRSTVGETAKKVKRLGESTQQISRVVALINQISMQTNLLAINAGIEAARAGEEGQGFAVVAEEVGELAARSAAATKEIEQIVENIQRETTDVVQAMEVGVAQVVEGTRIVEDAKSSLSQILDVSRQIDDLVQSISLATNQGVETSQIVSKLMQQIAENSQYTSASSHQVSESLQETVDISRQLQDVVGTFKVS